From Pseudomonas fluorescens, one genomic window encodes:
- a CDS encoding acetyl/propionyl/methylcrotonyl-CoA carboxylase subunit alpha, whose amino-acid sequence MPTLRKILIANRGEIACRIQRTAQALGYRTVAVFSDADADALHVRLADEAVHIGPSAVAQSYLNSAAIIDAARRSGADAVHPGYGFLSENAGFAAACLEAGLIFIGPSPEAIELMGSKRLSKLAMLDAGVPCIGGYQGAEQDDATLAREAGRIGFPLMIKASAGGGGRGMRLVESAEQLPEQLRTARSEALHAFGSDELILEQALIDPRHVEIQLFGDQHGQLVYLAERDCSIQRRHQKVIEEAPCPVMTPELRRAMGEAAIKAARAVNYVGAGTVEFLLDSRGQFYFLEMNTRLQVEHPVTELITGLDLVAWQLNIAAGLPLPLSQEQVEINGHAIEVRLYAEDPAQGFLPQTGQISHWAPALEDGVRIDHGLLEGQQVSPFYDPMLGKVIAWGATREEARRKLLRAIEDSVLLGVQTNQRLLAALLDHPGFVAGEFSTGFIPKHFHDHPSLKPHAPSAAELAVAAALFYHQSARVHAPGLNGWRNNSGAPLQQQIGLQEARWGTEIAALGEAQLSVQVAGESVVLHLLEITPRVAHLQINGLRRRYPYAFNGGQLWLWTRPGALVLQDLTLAPVAGQTSLASGTLKAPMDGAIVDVLVSEGSQVNKGQLLLVLEAMKMEHPLKAGIDGVIKRLQVNPGDQVKNRQILLEVE is encoded by the coding sequence ATGCCGACCTTGCGCAAAATCCTCATCGCCAACCGCGGTGAAATTGCCTGCCGCATCCAGCGCACCGCCCAAGCCCTGGGCTATCGTACGGTGGCAGTATTCAGCGATGCCGATGCCGACGCCCTGCACGTTCGCCTGGCCGATGAAGCCGTGCACATCGGCCCGTCTGCCGTGGCCCAGTCCTACCTCAATTCGGCAGCGATCATCGACGCCGCCCGGCGCAGCGGTGCCGATGCGGTCCATCCCGGCTACGGTTTTCTTTCGGAAAACGCCGGATTCGCCGCTGCCTGCCTTGAAGCCGGCCTGATTTTTATTGGTCCAAGCCCTGAAGCCATCGAACTAATGGGAAGCAAGCGCCTGTCGAAGCTCGCCATGCTTGACGCCGGCGTACCGTGCATTGGCGGTTACCAGGGTGCCGAGCAGGACGATGCGACCTTGGCGCGCGAGGCCGGGCGCATCGGTTTTCCGTTGATGATCAAGGCCAGCGCCGGGGGTGGCGGACGGGGCATGCGCCTGGTGGAGAGTGCCGAACAGTTGCCGGAACAACTGCGCACGGCTCGCTCCGAAGCCCTGCATGCATTCGGCAGTGACGAGTTGATCCTGGAACAGGCGTTGATCGATCCGCGTCATGTGGAAATCCAGTTGTTCGGAGACCAGCACGGCCAGCTGGTGTACCTGGCGGAACGCGATTGTTCGATCCAGCGCCGGCATCAGAAAGTCATCGAAGAAGCACCGTGCCCGGTGATGACGCCCGAGTTGCGTCGGGCCATGGGCGAGGCGGCCATCAAGGCAGCCCGAGCGGTGAACTACGTCGGCGCCGGCACCGTCGAGTTTCTGCTCGATAGCCGTGGGCAGTTTTATTTCCTGGAGATGAATACCCGCCTGCAGGTCGAGCATCCGGTGACCGAGCTGATTACCGGGCTGGACCTGGTGGCCTGGCAACTGAATATCGCCGCAGGCTTGCCGCTGCCGTTGTCCCAGGAGCAGGTCGAAATCAACGGCCATGCCATCGAAGTGCGGTTGTACGCCGAAGATCCGGCCCAGGGTTTCCTGCCGCAGACCGGACAGATCAGCCACTGGGCGCCGGCTCTGGAAGACGGGGTGCGCATCGACCACGGCCTGCTCGAAGGCCAGCAGGTCAGCCCCTTCTACGACCCTATGCTGGGCAAGGTGATTGCCTGGGGAGCCACCCGCGAGGAGGCCCGGCGTAAATTGCTGCGGGCGATCGAAGACTCGGTCCTGCTGGGGGTGCAGACCAACCAGCGCCTGCTCGCGGCGCTGCTTGATCATCCGGGTTTCGTCGCCGGGGAATTCAGCACCGGTTTTATCCCTAAGCACTTCCACGACCATCCGAGCCTGAAGCCCCACGCGCCCAGTGCCGCGGAGTTGGCAGTCGCGGCGGCGTTGTTCTATCACCAATCGGCTCGCGTCCATGCGCCCGGACTGAATGGTTGGCGCAACAACAGCGGCGCGCCGCTGCAACAGCAGATCGGCCTGCAGGAGGCACGCTGGGGCACTGAAATAGCAGCGCTGGGCGAAGCACAGTTGAGTGTTCAAGTGGCGGGCGAATCCGTGGTCTTGCACCTGCTGGAGATCACCCCGCGAGTCGCCCATCTACAGATCAATGGCCTGCGCCGACGCTATCCCTATGCCTTTAACGGCGGGCAACTGTGGCTGTGGACTCGCCCGGGCGCCCTGGTGCTGCAGGATCTGACCCTGGCGCCTGTCGCCGGCCAGACCAGCCTTGCCAGCGGCACACTGAAAGCGCCGATGGATGGGGCGATTGTCGATGTGCTGGTCAGCGAAGGCAGCCAGGTCAACAAGGGCCAACTGCTGCTGGTGCTGGAGGCGATGAAGATGGAGCACCCGCTTAAGGCCGGCATTGACGGGGTGATCAAACGCCTGCAGGTCAACCCGGGCGACCAGGTGAAAAACCGCCAGATCCTGCTGGAGGTTGAATAA
- a CDS encoding exonuclease domain-containing protein, with translation MPHWLVIDLEATTDDGGWPIEEMEIIEIGATLVNRQGRELDHFQRFVRPQRRPLLTPFCRELTHITQANIDSAQPLAEVWALFERWLGQHHSRLEGWASWGDYDRRQLLQEWQRLQLDSALSRVPHMNLKQRFAKARRLERPLGLNAALQLAGLQFSGQQHRALEDARNTARLLPLTLPANP, from the coding sequence ATGCCTCATTGGCTGGTAATTGATCTTGAAGCAACAACCGATGACGGTGGCTGGCCGATTGAAGAGATGGAAATCATCGAAATCGGCGCCACCCTGGTCAATCGCCAGGGCCGCGAGCTGGACCATTTCCAGCGGTTTGTGCGGCCCCAGCGACGCCCCCTGCTGACGCCATTCTGTCGGGAACTGACCCATATCACCCAGGCCAACATCGACTCGGCCCAGCCGCTGGCCGAGGTCTGGGCGCTGTTCGAGCGCTGGCTCGGCCAGCACCACAGCCGCCTGGAAGGCTGGGCCAGTTGGGGCGACTACGATCGTCGGCAATTGCTTCAGGAATGGCAGCGCCTGCAACTCGACAGCGCCCTGAGCCGCGTGCCGCACATGAACCTCAAGCAGCGCTTCGCCAAGGCCCGGCGCCTGGAGCGGCCGTTGGGGCTCAATGCCGCCCTGCAACTGGCCGGCCTGCAATTCAGCGGGCAACAACACCGGGCGCTGGAGGATGCGCGCAACACCGCGCGCCTGCTGCCGCTGACACTGCCGGCCAATCCTTGA
- the ppnP gene encoding pyrimidine/purine nucleoside phosphorylase, which yields MFKVNEYFDGTVKSIAFGTAEGPATIGVMAPGEYEFGTSQREVMHVVSGALTVKLPESTDWQTFAAGSQFNVPANSKFQLKVAVDTAYLCEYLA from the coding sequence ATGTTTAAAGTCAACGAGTACTTCGACGGCACCGTCAAGTCGATCGCCTTCGGCACCGCCGAAGGTCCGGCTACCATCGGCGTCATGGCACCGGGCGAATATGAATTTGGCACCAGCCAGCGCGAAGTCATGCACGTGGTTTCCGGTGCGCTGACCGTCAAGTTGCCTGAGAGCACCGACTGGCAGACCTTTGCCGCCGGCAGCCAGTTCAACGTCCCGGCCAACAGCAAGTTCCAGCTGAAAGTCGCGGTCGACACGGCCTACCTGTGCGAATACCTCGCTTAA
- a CDS encoding MOSC domain-containing protein: protein MLRLSALYRFPLKSGKGQALHQASLDKLGLAGDRRWMLVDEACGRFLTQRAVPSMSQLSALWNPAGGLTLAAPGHSSIEVDLPADDAQLRGVTIWRDTLRVPDAGAAAAAWVSEFIGKPTRLVQVPEDRARLTEAGYGRDDDKVAFADGYPLLLIGQASLDDLVQKVGRPLEMLRFRPNLVIEGAEAFAEDGWKRILIGDVEFRVVKPCSRCILTTIDPQTGVRSEDREPLATLQKYRAQTDGAMFGQNLVNDANGLLEVGMPVTILE, encoded by the coding sequence ATGTTGCGTCTGAGTGCGCTTTACCGTTTTCCACTGAAATCCGGCAAGGGCCAGGCCCTGCACCAGGCGAGCCTCGACAAGCTGGGGCTGGCCGGTGACCGTCGCTGGATGTTGGTGGATGAGGCCTGCGGGCGCTTCCTGACGCAGCGTGCGGTGCCGAGCATGAGTCAGTTGTCGGCGCTGTGGAATCCTGCCGGCGGCTTGACCCTGGCCGCGCCCGGGCATTCATCGATTGAAGTGGACTTGCCCGCCGACGATGCCCAATTGCGTGGCGTGACCATCTGGCGCGATACCTTGCGCGTTCCGGACGCCGGCGCTGCTGCTGCGGCCTGGGTCAGCGAGTTCATTGGCAAGCCGACTCGACTGGTGCAGGTGCCGGAAGATCGTGCGCGCCTCACCGAGGCGGGTTATGGCCGCGACGATGACAAAGTCGCTTTCGCCGACGGCTATCCATTGTTGTTGATTGGTCAGGCGTCGCTGGATGATTTGGTACAGAAGGTCGGTCGCCCGCTGGAAATGCTCAGGTTCCGGCCGAACCTGGTGATCGAGGGCGCAGAGGCGTTCGCCGAGGATGGTTGGAAACGCATCCTGATCGGCGACGTCGAGTTTCGGGTGGTCAAGCCGTGCTCGCGCTGCATCCTCACCACCATTGATCCGCAGACTGGCGTGCGCAGTGAGGACCGCGAGCCACTGGCAACGCTGCAGAAATACCGCGCCCAGACGGATGGCGCGATGTTCGGGCAGAACTTGGTGAATGACGCCAACGGCTTGCTCGAAGTCGGCATGCCGGTGACCATTCTCGAATGA
- a CDS encoding chemotaxis protein CheV, translated as MAGILDTVDQRTQLVGENRLEILMFRLAGRQLFAINVFKVQEVLQLPKLTLMPHRHPFVCGVVNLRGQTLPVIDLSQAIGMRPLVPGVNSTIIVTEYNRSVQAFLVGGVDRIVNMNWEAILPPPSSAGRQHYLTAISKVDEQLVEIIDVEKVLAEIVPYSAKVSREKLEDPLLEQARGREVLLVDDSNVALAQLRETLGQLGVKMHIASDGLKALRMLKSWADSGVDMSEKLLMVFTDAEMPEMDGYRLTTEIRNDPRLRSLYVVLHTSLSGSFNESMVKKVGCDNFLSKFQPDKLVDVVRQRLLLDQVPA; from the coding sequence ATGGCCGGCATTCTCGACACGGTAGATCAACGCACCCAACTGGTGGGTGAGAACCGCCTGGAAATTCTCATGTTCCGCCTCGCCGGTCGGCAATTGTTCGCGATCAACGTGTTCAAGGTTCAGGAGGTCCTGCAACTCCCCAAGCTGACCCTGATGCCACACCGTCATCCCTTTGTCTGCGGGGTGGTCAATCTGCGCGGTCAGACCCTGCCGGTCATCGACCTGTCCCAGGCCATTGGCATGCGCCCGCTGGTGCCCGGGGTCAACAGCACCATCATCGTCACTGAGTACAACCGCTCGGTGCAGGCGTTCCTGGTGGGGGGCGTGGATCGCATCGTCAACATGAACTGGGAAGCCATTCTGCCGCCGCCTTCCAGCGCGGGCCGCCAGCACTACCTGACGGCCATCAGCAAGGTCGACGAGCAGTTGGTCGAGATCATCGACGTGGAAAAAGTCCTGGCGGAAATCGTTCCCTACAGCGCCAAGGTCTCGCGCGAGAAGCTCGAAGACCCGCTGCTGGAGCAGGCTCGCGGACGTGAAGTGCTGCTGGTGGACGATTCCAACGTGGCCCTGGCGCAACTGCGCGAGACTCTTGGCCAATTGGGGGTGAAGATGCACATTGCCAGTGATGGCCTCAAGGCGTTGAGGATGCTCAAAAGCTGGGCGGACAGCGGCGTGGACATGAGCGAAAAGCTGCTGATGGTCTTCACCGACGCGGAGATGCCGGAAATGGATGGCTATCGCCTGACCACCGAAATCCGCAACGATCCGCGCCTGCGCAGCCTGTACGTGGTGCTGCATACCTCGTTGTCCGGCAGCTTCAACGAGTCGATGGTGAAGAAGGTTGGTTGCGACAACTTCCTCTCGAAATTCCAGCCGGACAAGTTGGTCGACGTGGTGCGCCAGCGTCTGTTGCTTGATCAAGTCCCGGCCTGA
- a CDS encoding sensor histidine kinase, which produces MHASLRSVTAWRPSRQNVQRLTLLLCIGTALGCLATYYLSLPLPLPLVVLSLSAAGGVFHQYLRLRRSIKFQPQELADRLLQVQENERHRLSRELHDDIGQLLTAAKLQNEWLRRRLPAELQSHCGVVGETLEETLAKVRDVSAALNPRQLSSLGLEASLRAHLLKTLAKTSVHWSLECQQQLNGIAEEMAVAAFRITQEATTNVLRHAQANNLWVRLQRTPEGLALRISDDGQGFAPATCPAQEGQRGMSGMAERVEQLGGTLTITSAPGEGTQIDALFPWTPRTLQRANTNKVAH; this is translated from the coding sequence ATGCACGCCAGCCTCAGATCAGTCACCGCCTGGCGCCCCTCTCGACAAAACGTTCAGCGACTGACCCTGTTGCTCTGCATCGGCACGGCATTGGGTTGTCTGGCGACCTATTACCTGTCCCTGCCATTGCCACTGCCCCTGGTTGTGCTGAGCCTGAGCGCAGCGGGCGGCGTGTTTCACCAGTACCTGCGGTTGCGCAGGTCGATCAAGTTCCAACCCCAGGAGCTGGCCGACCGCCTGTTGCAGGTTCAGGAGAACGAACGTCATCGATTGAGTCGCGAATTGCACGACGATATCGGCCAGTTACTGACCGCAGCCAAACTGCAAAACGAATGGCTGCGGCGCCGCCTGCCGGCGGAACTGCAAAGCCACTGCGGTGTAGTGGGCGAGACCCTGGAAGAAACCCTGGCAAAAGTGCGCGATGTGTCCGCAGCGCTCAACCCCAGGCAACTTTCCAGCCTGGGTCTGGAAGCCAGTTTACGCGCCCATCTGCTCAAGACGCTGGCCAAAACCAGCGTGCACTGGAGCCTGGAGTGCCAGCAACAGCTCAATGGAATTGCCGAGGAGATGGCCGTGGCAGCGTTCCGCATCACCCAGGAAGCCACGACCAATGTTCTGCGCCACGCCCAGGCCAACAATTTGTGGGTCCGCCTGCAACGTACACCAGAAGGGCTCGCGCTGCGCATCAGTGATGATGGGCAAGGCTTTGCCCCGGCCACTTGTCCAGCCCAGGAGGGTCAGCGCGGCATGTCGGGCATGGCGGAACGGGTTGAACAACTCGGCGGCACACTGACGATTACCAGCGCGCCAGGCGAGGGCACGCAAATCGATGCACTGTTTCCCTGGACACCCCGCACCCTCCAACGAGCCAACACGAATAAGGTTGCCCATTGA
- a CDS encoding response regulator: protein MTCNLLLVDDHSLIRAGVRALVMDIPGYRVIGEAEDGAQAVEMVQILNPDIVVLDLSMKQVGGLEALTTLKAQRPLCKVLILSMHTDPAMIMRALESGAHGYLLKDTTATELEHALAALRDNERYLSPAIAHTVINQALGQGHPPSMASTRAHELTARQLEILRLIVRGKSTREIAGGLGLSIKTVETHRSQIMKRLQIFDVAGLVLFAVREQIISLDD from the coding sequence TTGACTTGTAACTTGCTGCTGGTGGACGACCACTCACTGATCCGCGCCGGGGTGCGCGCGCTGGTCATGGACATTCCCGGCTACCGCGTGATTGGCGAGGCCGAGGATGGTGCCCAGGCCGTGGAAATGGTCCAGATCCTGAATCCCGACATCGTTGTGCTGGATCTGTCCATGAAGCAGGTGGGAGGGCTTGAGGCATTGACCACACTCAAAGCACAGCGGCCACTGTGTAAGGTCCTGATCCTGTCGATGCACACTGACCCGGCGATGATCATGCGTGCGTTGGAATCCGGCGCCCATGGCTATTTGCTCAAGGACACCACGGCAACCGAACTGGAGCATGCGCTTGCAGCCTTGCGCGATAATGAACGTTACCTGAGCCCGGCCATCGCTCACACCGTGATCAATCAGGCGCTCGGTCAAGGGCACCCCCCTTCCATGGCATCCACACGTGCGCATGAACTGACCGCAAGACAACTGGAAATCCTGCGCCTGATCGTGCGCGGCAAGTCCACCCGCGAGATTGCCGGCGGTTTGGGGCTGAGCATCAAAACCGTGGAAACCCACCGTTCGCAGATCATGAAGCGACTGCAGATCTTCGACGTGGCAGGTCTCGTATTGTTTGCCGTGCGAGAACAAATCATCAGCCTCGACGACTGA
- the yegS gene encoding lipid kinase YegS translates to MSERKALLILHGKQALNEEVRAAVEEKRQQGWELAVRLTWEAGDAQRLVQEAIAAGYSQLIAGGGDGTLRDIAEAMAADSGQASLVLLPLGTANDFARAAGVSLEPREALSLLDVPARAIDLGEVGGQVFLNMATGGFGSQVTANTSEDLKKMLGGAAYLFTGLTRFSELHAAYAELQGPDFHWHGELLALGIGNGRQAGGGHELCPQASIDDGLLDISILPAPQDVVGTLKDLVADGWGLDNLFVRARLPWVEIKAAEGLSINLDGEPLDGDNMRFAIRPGALRVHLPQDSPLLQS, encoded by the coding sequence ATGAGTGAGCGAAAGGCACTGTTGATTTTGCATGGCAAGCAGGCGCTGAACGAGGAGGTTCGGGCCGCGGTGGAGGAGAAGCGCCAGCAAGGCTGGGAGTTGGCGGTTCGCCTGACCTGGGAAGCTGGCGATGCGCAACGCCTGGTGCAGGAGGCCATAGCCGCGGGTTATAGCCAACTGATTGCCGGTGGCGGCGACGGCACCTTGCGCGATATTGCCGAGGCGATGGCGGCCGACTCAGGGCAAGCCAGCCTGGTGCTTCTGCCCCTGGGCACGGCCAATGATTTTGCTCGTGCCGCCGGTGTTTCCCTGGAGCCACGCGAAGCGTTGTCGCTGCTCGATGTGCCGGCCCGCGCCATCGATCTGGGGGAGGTTGGCGGACAGGTGTTCTTGAACATGGCAACCGGTGGATTCGGGAGTCAGGTCACGGCCAATACCTCTGAAGATTTGAAGAAGATGCTCGGCGGCGCAGCCTATCTGTTCACCGGACTGACTCGTTTCAGTGAGCTGCATGCCGCCTATGCCGAGTTGCAGGGACCAGACTTTCACTGGCACGGCGAGTTACTTGCGCTGGGAATTGGTAACGGTCGCCAGGCCGGGGGCGGGCACGAACTGTGCCCGCAGGCGTCGATCGACGATGGCTTGCTGGATATCAGCATCCTTCCTGCCCCCCAGGATGTGGTGGGCACGCTCAAGGACCTGGTGGCCGATGGCTGGGGGCTGGATAACCTGTTTGTCCGTGCACGGCTGCCATGGGTCGAGATCAAGGCAGCGGAAGGGCTCTCCATCAACCTCGATGGCGAACCACTGGACGGTGACAACATGCGCTTTGCCATACGTCCAGGTGCCTTGCGAGTGCACTTGCCGCAGGACTCGCCGTTACTCCAGAGCTGA
- a CDS encoding molybdopterin molybdotransferase MoeA has product MNPVGKPGKSGSLLPVEVALARLLEMADATPILERERLPLAATEGRVLAEDLQSTLDLPPWPNSAMDGYALRVADWMGEPLAVTQKIFAGMAPEPLQPGTCARIFTGAPVPAGADCVEMQENAEVLADQRVQFSEALHPGQNIRPQGQETTVGELVLSAGTRLGPIEQGLAASLGCAELDVVRKVRVAVLSTGDELVEPGQTLGPGQIYNSNRVLLCSWLKRLGCDVVDAGILPDNLQATRERLTALDGVDLILSTGGVSVGEADFLGVALREAGELTLWKLAIKPGKPLTVGHFQGVPVIGLPGNPASTLVTFALLARPYLLRRLGVQELTPLQFRVPAGFDWPKAGNRREYLRGRLEQGRAIIYRNQSSGVLRSAAWAEGLVEVLEERTLGEGDWVNFIPLSEVLG; this is encoded by the coding sequence GTGAATCCCGTGGGTAAGCCTGGCAAAAGCGGCAGTTTGCTGCCGGTTGAAGTGGCACTCGCCCGTCTGCTGGAAATGGCCGACGCGACGCCGATACTCGAGCGTGAGCGATTGCCGCTGGCGGCGACCGAGGGGCGTGTGCTCGCCGAGGATCTGCAGTCTACCCTGGACTTGCCGCCCTGGCCCAACAGCGCCATGGACGGCTACGCATTGCGCGTTGCCGACTGGATGGGCGAGCCCTTGGCGGTCACGCAGAAAATCTTTGCGGGCATGGCCCCTGAGCCGCTGCAGCCAGGCACTTGCGCGAGAATCTTCACCGGTGCTCCGGTACCGGCCGGCGCTGACTGCGTGGAAATGCAGGAGAACGCCGAAGTGCTGGCCGACCAGCGCGTGCAGTTCAGCGAGGCGCTTCATCCCGGGCAGAACATCCGCCCGCAAGGTCAGGAAACCACGGTTGGCGAGTTGGTACTGAGCGCCGGTACCCGCCTGGGACCGATCGAGCAGGGACTCGCAGCGTCACTGGGGTGTGCGGAATTGGACGTGGTGCGCAAAGTGCGCGTCGCAGTCCTTTCGACGGGCGATGAGTTGGTTGAGCCTGGTCAGACGCTCGGTCCGGGACAGATTTACAATAGCAACCGGGTGTTGCTGTGTAGCTGGCTGAAGCGCTTGGGCTGCGATGTCGTGGATGCGGGAATTCTCCCCGATAACCTGCAAGCCACCCGTGAACGTTTGACTGCGCTGGATGGGGTCGACCTGATTCTCTCCACCGGTGGCGTGTCGGTCGGTGAAGCCGACTTCCTCGGCGTCGCCTTGCGTGAGGCCGGTGAGTTGACCTTGTGGAAATTGGCGATCAAACCCGGAAAACCACTGACGGTTGGCCATTTTCAGGGCGTGCCGGTGATCGGACTGCCAGGCAACCCGGCTTCGACACTGGTGACGTTTGCCCTGCTGGCGCGCCCCTACCTGCTGCGTCGCCTAGGTGTACAGGAGCTTACGCCGTTGCAATTCCGGGTGCCTGCGGGATTCGACTGGCCGAAAGCGGGTAATCGTCGAGAGTACCTCCGTGGTCGCCTGGAGCAGGGGCGGGCAATTATCTACCGCAATCAGAGCTCGGGTGTGCTGCGCAGTGCGGCTTGGGCAGAAGGCCTTGTCGAAGTGCTGGAAGAGCGAACCCTGGGCGAAGGTGACTGGGTCAATTTCATTCCGCTAAGCGAAGTTCTCGGCTGA
- the moaB gene encoding molybdenum cofactor biosynthesis protein B, with the protein MKAKAEVPFAPLNIAVLTVSDTRTLETDTSGQVFVDRLGAAGHNLAARVLLKDDLYKIRAQVATWIADDVVQVVLITGGTGFTGRDSTPEAVSCLLDKQVDGFGELFRQISVADIGTSTVQSRALAGLANGTLVCCLPGSTNAVRTGWDGILAEQLDSRHRPCNFVPHLKQAAPCESRG; encoded by the coding sequence ATGAAAGCCAAGGCTGAAGTGCCTTTCGCCCCGCTGAACATTGCAGTGCTGACCGTCAGCGACACCCGCACGCTTGAAACCGATACGTCCGGACAGGTCTTCGTCGACCGCCTGGGCGCGGCCGGACACAATCTGGCTGCACGGGTGTTGCTCAAAGATGACCTGTACAAAATTCGTGCACAAGTGGCCACCTGGATTGCTGACGATGTGGTTCAAGTCGTGTTGATTACCGGCGGCACCGGGTTCACCGGTCGTGACAGCACACCGGAAGCCGTCAGTTGCCTGCTGGACAAGCAGGTGGACGGCTTTGGTGAGCTGTTTCGCCAGATATCGGTGGCGGACATCGGCACCTCGACGGTCCAGTCCCGCGCGTTGGCAGGTCTGGCCAATGGCACGCTGGTGTGCTGCCTGCCGGGTTCCACCAACGCAGTGCGCACTGGCTGGGATGGAATTCTCGCTGAGCAACTGGACTCGCGCCACCGCCCGTGCAATTTCGTACCGCACCTGAAACAGGCGGCACCTTGTGAATCCCGTGGGTAA
- the mobA gene encoding molybdenum cofactor guanylyltransferase MobA, whose protein sequence is MVSNFQSFTCSILILAGGRGQRMNGQDKGLLEWHGQPLIAHLHERTRDMTDDLLISCNRNVERYAQYADRLVHDEINDFPGPLAGIRAGLAAARHSHLMVLPCDVPRIDTQLLQDMLDTALQHPEKPLMLRQGEHWEPLLCVIPVALADEFERAWNNGERSPGKIMRTLGARSLQCPENDRRLANLNTPELLALHDPLSE, encoded by the coding sequence ATGGTCTCGAACTTCCAGTCATTCACCTGCTCGATTCTGATCCTGGCTGGAGGCCGCGGCCAGCGCATGAATGGCCAGGACAAAGGGCTGCTGGAATGGCATGGCCAGCCGCTTATCGCTCACCTGCACGAGCGCACGCGCGACATGACGGATGATCTGCTCATTTCCTGCAATCGCAATGTTGAACGCTACGCCCAATATGCCGACCGACTCGTGCATGACGAAATCAACGACTTCCCCGGCCCACTGGCAGGCATACGTGCAGGCCTTGCAGCCGCCCGGCATAGCCATCTGATGGTGCTGCCATGCGATGTACCACGGATCGACACGCAGCTGTTGCAGGACATGCTTGATACGGCCCTCCAGCACCCTGAAAAACCGCTGATGCTTCGTCAGGGTGAACACTGGGAACCACTGCTTTGCGTCATTCCGGTTGCACTGGCGGATGAGTTCGAACGTGCCTGGAACAATGGTGAGCGCAGTCCCGGCAAGATCATGCGCACGCTTGGCGCCCGGTCTTTACAGTGTCCGGAGAACGATCGACGCCTGGCCAATCTCAATACACCCGAACTGTTAGCACTGCATGACCCCCTGTCAGAATGA
- a CDS encoding YgdI/YgdR family lipoprotein, translating to MTQRTLATFMLALGLATLAGCSSPAVITLNDGREIQSVDTPKFDSDTGFYEFEQLDGKQTRINKDQVRTVKDL from the coding sequence ATGACTCAACGGACACTCGCCACTTTCATGCTCGCCCTGGGCCTGGCCACGCTCGCCGGTTGCTCATCGCCTGCAGTCATCACCTTGAATGACGGTCGCGAAATCCAGTCGGTCGATACCCCTAAATTTGATTCCGACACCGGCTTCTACGAGTTCGAGCAACTGGACGGCAAGCAAACCCGTATCAACAAGGATCAGGTTCGCACCGTTAAAGACCTGTAA
- a CDS encoding pseudouridine synthase, whose product MSTPMFSAAHNQASTLYLPPGSWVTVLDCLCEHFSAISREQWLDRIARGRVLDAHGQPIAFDLAYKEGLRVHYFREVPDEKHIPVEEAILFADEHLVVADKPHFLPVTPAGEYVEQTLLRRLIRRLDNPHLVPLHRIDRHTAGLVLFSADPRSRSAYQALFPTRQIDKHYEAIARALPQLSFPLVHKSRLVDGEPFFRMQEGPGVVNTETAVEVLEKNGELWRYGLYPVTGKKHQLRVHMTALGASICNDPFYPHVVKDAVDDYAHPLKLLAKGLRFTDPLSGLERTFESRIKLAW is encoded by the coding sequence ATGTCCACCCCAATGTTTTCCGCCGCACACAATCAGGCCAGCACGCTGTACCTGCCTCCGGGCTCCTGGGTAACCGTGCTCGACTGCCTGTGTGAACACTTCAGTGCCATTAGCCGTGAACAGTGGCTGGACCGGATTGCCCGAGGGCGCGTACTGGACGCGCATGGCCAGCCGATTGCTTTTGACCTGGCATATAAAGAAGGCCTGCGAGTCCATTATTTTCGTGAAGTGCCCGATGAAAAACACATACCGGTGGAGGAAGCGATCCTGTTTGCCGATGAGCATCTGGTGGTCGCCGACAAGCCACACTTCCTGCCGGTGACCCCGGCGGGTGAGTATGTCGAGCAGACGTTGCTTCGGCGCTTGATCCGGCGTCTGGATAACCCCCATTTGGTACCGCTGCACCGTATCGACCGGCACACCGCCGGGCTAGTGCTGTTTTCCGCCGATCCACGGAGCCGCTCCGCGTATCAAGCGTTGTTCCCCACGCGGCAGATCGACAAGCACTATGAAGCGATCGCCAGGGCACTGCCGCAATTGTCCTTTCCGTTGGTGCACAAGAGTCGACTGGTCGATGGCGAACCGTTTTTCCGCATGCAGGAGGGGCCTGGCGTAGTCAATACGGAGACGGCGGTAGAGGTCCTGGAAAAGAACGGCGAGCTATGGCGCTATGGGCTGTATCCGGTCACGGGCAAAAAGCACCAGTTACGCGTTCACATGACGGCGCTGGGTGCCAGCATCTGCAACGATCCGTTCTATCCCCATGTGGTGAAAGACGCCGTGGACGATTATGCCCATCCATTGAAGTTATTGGCCAAGGGGTTGCGCTTTACCGATCCGCTCAGTGGTCTGGAGCGGACGTTCGAAAGCCGGATCAAGCTGGCCTGGTGA